Part of the Drosophila kikkawai strain 14028-0561.14 chromosome 3L, DkikHiC1v2, whole genome shotgun sequence genome is shown below.
ACCGCAGCAGCCGCGACTGTAATTGCTACTCCGTTACTGCGAGCTCCGATACAGAATCTGCCGATTGAGCTGCAAAACGATCAGAAGCGCAGGAGGTGAGAATAACTGGAGTTGACAGATGTCAACGGGACAAAAAGTGCTTGGTAATCattaatttttcgttttccccCGCCAACAGTTCGTGTCGAACAATCAAAAGGAAGCGTTTCGATGATGAAATAGTCGAGTACAACATCGCAGTACCCACGAATCGCAGCGGAACAGACGCCAATCGCAGCAACAGACCGAGAACCACTTTGCAAAACTTTCCCGCTCTTATTGGGGTGCCGCACACCACGCTAGCGCCTCTgaccattcccattcccacgCCGGAGCCTCCTTCAGCGCCCGCTTCGGCGGATTCCCTTGTTCCCGGAACCCCCAGCACGGTAGCCTCACTGCCcctggccacgcccaccacGCCAGCGCCGCCCGTGACTCCGCTGCTGCCTGTTGCGCCCCCCGTTGCTGCTGTAGTGCATCCCAAGCCGCCTGCTATGGAGCGTCCCGCGGCCAGCGAGAAACGCTCGCGTTCCGTGCGCCCAGCCAGCAAGAAGTCGCAGCGCCGAAACGGCAGAACTCTCGGCCAGACAGCCACCAAGGATCTGGGCCGATGGAAGCCCATCGACGATCTGGCCCTGATCATTGGTATCCAGCAGACCAACGACCTGAGGATTATACATCGTGGCGTGAAATTTTCCTGCAAGTTTACTCTGCAGGAGCTTCAGCAGCGCTGGTATGCCCTGCTGTATGAGCCGGCTGTCTCGCGGATTGCCGTATCCGCCATGCGTAACCTGCATCCTGAGCTCGTGGATTCCGTTCAGCGCAAGGCCCTGTACAGCGTCCAGGAGGAGGATCTACTGGGCACCATTAAGAGCGTGAGTGTAAAATTTCAACAGGAAAGAAATGCTAAAGCAGGTTTATAATCTCCTTGCTTCCTTTTGCAGACGGAGCAGCCAAAGCTGGAGCAATTCCAGGAGCTCCTCGAAAAGAACCCCTCGATCTTCTACAGCGCTCGCACCGCCAAGTCCCTGCACAACCACTGGCTGCTGCTCAAGCAGTACAGCCTTCTGCCGGATCAGACGGTGAAGCCGGTCTATGGCGCGGATCAGCAGCCGCTTAGCTTCTCGGATGCCGAGGATCAGATCTTCGAGCACGATCTCAATGAGCCGCGTGACGAGGCCTTGGAGCTGGAGAGAGCCCTGGCCGATCGCCGCAACAAGCGGGATATTCGCCTGCTAGAGAACGAGCTCTCGCGCTGGGGTGTCCTCGTAGACTCGGTTCTGGGACCCACAGCAGCCTCCGAGTTTGATAACCAGACACTGGCTTGTCTGTGCGGCCGGCATGTGCGCTACCTAATGCGCTCCAAGGAGATAACCTTTGGCCGGGATGCCAAGGACTGCGTGGTGGATGTGGATCTATCGCTGGAGGGTCCAGCGGCCAAGATCTCACGTCGCCAGGGAACCATCAAGTTGCGTAGTAACGGTGACTTCTTCATTGCCAACGAGGGCAAGCGGGCCATCTTCATAGACGGCTCTCCCTTGCTGTCGGCGAACAAAACCCGTCTGGCCCACAACTGCACTGTTGAGATCTCCGGACTGCGCTTCACCTTCCTGGTTAACTATGAGCTCATCAATGCCATTCGCCAGGAGAGCGCCAAGACATCGAATCCCCTCAACTAGCTTGGAGCAAGCTGGAGCCGGAGTGTGAACTGTATTTTAGTACTTAGTAAGCGTCAGAAATAGAATTCTGGAATAAACAGCATATGGACAATATGTGGAAACCATAGAAGAATAGTattactaatttaaattatttattgagaGGTTTCTTTTCAATTTAGGAATTTGCTTTCAGCAAATCTCAAActttgctttaatttaaatggttTCTACCTAGATTTAGCCTTAATTTAGAATGTAATACTTTATTAATAGACATACAAAAATGGTCTTTATGTTGTAATCCAATTGAGTGcctttaaatttgcatatttatgcgcttaatcaaagtttttatatgCCCAGAGGCAGAGAATATAACAAGATCCACCCACTCTTTAAACTCGACAACCGCAACGCCTCCAATCGAACGGAAGCTGTTGGCGACTTTTCTGAAGTGGTAAACTCTTTTTTACAGTTCTCCCGGATGGGGTCAGTTCTGGTTGCCCACCATGAAACCATTTGATACCGTCTCGGATCTGTCTCAAGACGCCTACCACATTTGCGGGCGCTGTGTCATGCGGCTAATTTGCGACTAACTCGTAAGCTGCCATTAATTACAGCTCAGACGCTGGAAAGTGGCTGCTAAGAGACACCAATCGCACACACCAAAGACCATTCCAACCATCCATCTATCTATCCATAACCATTCTGTTGGCATGTCACCGACAACCAAGACGCTTACAAAGGTGAATTAAGCAACAAAGATTCACAGATCTGAGAAGACTCACGCGATTGTATAATTCTACGTTCTTTTCTCCGGAGGCTGCTGGAGTTCCCAACTAACTTAAGGTTCACTTGTCACGGCAATTTAGTTGCTGATCGCTGCGATTGTGTTTTAGGCAAATTTGTTCGACCTTGCGTCTTGGGAGCTTCCAGTTGGTCATTTACAAATTGTAACAGATAGTAGATCTTGGACTCCCCCCTGGGTTCGAGTTATAAATGATGGCAGCTGTTGGGATAATTAATCGAGAGCCACCGACAGCCGGGAACCATGACACCTAATATAGAAATTAGCCGAGGAAAAGAACAGGGAGAAAGTTCGATGACTTTCGGCGGCGGCCTTTCTTCGAGGTCGCGCCATAGGTTCGTCGCGTTCAAAGTTGGATGGAGGGtttctttaatttgtattGTTGATACTATAAACTAATAAGCCAAGCTGCGCagcatattaaaatataattaattgttGTCACTGTCTATAAAAAGTCAATTTACCTTGGCTGTATACCAGGAATTTGGCAGTTCTCCCAGCTCCGGACTCTCCAATCTTTCTCCGCTTTGTTCCCGCTGGAATTCCAAATTCTAACGTTGATTTGTGTGCATTTTTTGTTCGTTCTCAACGATGTCCAATCTTCGCCGGCTGCCGCTGATGCCGCCGCTGCTTTCTTCGacgatgatggtgatggtgatggtgatgagGCCGGGGCTAATGAAGCCCGGCTTTGTCTTATTATATACCAATATTTCGTAGCTTTTGTGCAGTTCAGCgaacttttgttgttgcctctgcGCTGGCCCTCGATATTCCGATACTCTGATATTTTGGCGATGTCGCAACTgctaaaattagtttatatttctTCGGTCCGAACGTTCtttccatttttcttttttccctattAGCGTAGGTCATGCTGTTCGCCGCCTTCTCTGTCTGGCCAGCAAAGTCTTGGTTGTGCCCGAAGTGGAGCAGTTCCACTCCATTTTATGCTGGCCATTGCGTGGGGGTTCCATCCGAAAGCCAGAACTTTCACAGTTCCACCGCTGAGATCATTTcctacatatataatttatctAGTGCTAACACCTGAGCCCAGCTTGGCCCCGTTGGGCTGACATAATGATGATTATCTCATTGCATTATATAAGGCAGTGTCACAGCACTTCAAGATTCCGTGACTCTGCaggaaaatggccaaaaacaatTCATGTCGGGGCCATAAAAATAGCCTACTGATCAGTTTGCCGAATCGATATATGCCAAAATCATTGCCCGCCCcctaaaatgttttattttacacCTGCCTGCCGTGCGTCTTATGTGTGATTATTCAATtcgaaataaacaaaacatttatAGTGTTAGTACAgtgattgttgttgctgcgcaGCAGTTTGATATTCATTTTGCTAATCGCATTTCAatcaatttcatttcaattgtCAATGAATGTTGATTGTGTTCGATGCACTGGGGGAAAACTAGCGGTGTTTTTCAGGGGTAAACTATTttcatattataaattttaattaagctcATGAATGCAGAAAATCTGTGATTATTAATCACGGGAACACAGGAACCATTTCCTAAACATTGTCAGCAGTTATGTGTGTTTAAAGTGCCAAATTCACATTATATTTCGTGACTGGAAGtccataaattatatatataacctAAGTACAAAACCAAGACCTTgcctaatatatatttaacttttttttcacTGTGCTTAGCTGGATATAGTGATGGAGGGAGGCGTGGCCTGCTTCTGTTTGGAGCGACATTTCTCGCAGACACGCATGTCAACCGTACGAATGCGTCATGtgaaatattcaaattcaaattcgtCTCTGTGTTTCGCATGTAACGCATAAATAATCCGAAAACCCCCCAAACCAAACTTCGAATACGGTTTTGTTCCGCGTCGCTCATACGCACTGTGGGCCGTCAAAGTCAAAGTCCGCGGGCTGTGCGCTGCATTTGTAATGTGGAATCGCCGTGTAGTTTTGTTTATTGAACTAGCTGGCAAATATACGAGCATCTAGCATTCGGGTCTATGATTATTCATTGGAATGCTAGCTGATTtatccctctctctctccgatCAGAAAATGATTTCATA
Proteins encoded:
- the Rcd5 gene encoding microspherule protein 1 encodes the protein MEITRISVTAGSAVPVTAPSPTTAPLAHQPTLPTSTLITVGVPSPAVPTTTTTGTGTSTVVSATTTVASTAAAATVIATPLLRAPIQNLPIELQNDQKRRSSCRTIKRKRFDDEIVEYNIAVPTNRSGTDANRSNRPRTTLQNFPALIGVPHTTLAPLTIPIPTPEPPSAPASADSLVPGTPSTVASLPLATPTTPAPPVTPLLPVAPPVAAVVHPKPPAMERPAASEKRSRSVRPASKKSQRRNGRTLGQTATKDLGRWKPIDDLALIIGIQQTNDLRIIHRGVKFSCKFTLQELQQRWYALLYEPAVSRIAVSAMRNLHPELVDSVQRKALYSVQEEDLLGTIKSTEQPKLEQFQELLEKNPSIFYSARTAKSLHNHWLLLKQYSLLPDQTVKPVYGADQQPLSFSDAEDQIFEHDLNEPRDEALELERALADRRNKRDIRLLENELSRWGVLVDSVLGPTAASEFDNQTLACLCGRHVRYLMRSKEITFGRDAKDCVVDVDLSLEGPAAKISRRQGTIKLRSNGDFFIANEGKRAIFIDGSPLLSANKTRLAHNCTVEISGLRFTFLVNYELINAIRQESAKTSNPLN